From Plasmodium falciparum 3D7 genome assembly, chromosome: 9, one genomic window encodes:
- a CDS encoding helicase SKI2W, putative produces the protein MAYNIYSNLSDFWTSDDDEGDEGSNEEEEEKSVSNDKEENNNLKNETYGYDIEDSFNEYNIYKREDMNMMYNDDNSFNKTIDERLHFNINDIMNECSNEISENFTINNLLEKYDINNFIYNDNLLKYCETGVAINDEKPNNEKLILNEDFEFNVKCSFNYVNPPSYGLKINRDVKNEVPQENIKNNNLEMKQVIYNKEEMLVEKKVLDDNENVDMEKIDHPNGKNIDNNKKYDDDDNNNKKYDDDNNNNNNDNNLNEAQILNNNIENTKIKYIRKKWVIEDNESDISNFNKNDLLLNYDFELDDFQKRSIKHLNNFKHVFVAAHTSAGKTLIAEHAIALSIKLQKKAIYTSPIKALSNQKYYEFKNIFKDVGIITGDVKMNVNANCIIMTTEILRNLLYLNDNIINNIHCVIFDEVHYVNDEDRGVIWEESIIMLPHHVQILLLSATVPNYLEFADWVGFTKQKEVISISTKKRPVPLLHYIYVYDSVYLVMDEKNKFYSSAFKEIYVKIREKQEANNKNTKQITSGSNNTSSNLKKNNNYYDSKNKYLTTTNNKENDNTQNNINNNNNNNNNVIGYYEYCKQKRKQKLFANEASMKTEIQKLQTLIKKLDQDNKLPVVLFCFSRIKCETYAKCMPHLNFLDTNKKSKVHLFIKESISKLPKQDRELNQIQSLSKLLEKGIGVHHSGLLPILKEIVEILFSKGLIKVLFATETFAMGINMPTKSVVFTSIYKHDHLRKRILTSSEYTQMSGRAGRRSSDKYGYVYICCCDNIPDQVQLTEMMMQKAVSLKSKFKVTYNMILKLLINKQINIEKMLFSSFLESCRALQIPLFKKDLKRKRKLLQNIKEVQCIYEQENKNAYPPIEQYVQINYRLKYIGLNLHKKLLNTKSSNCFVIGRVMLLNNIHILHSSVYAIYLGCDKSNNKKKNDKVDFAQNSIFFQNNYEDDRSNERFFFLFILPDFMAFEDLPDYIINEADQNMLTSKKKKTTSNNNNNDNNNNNNKSNNNILSNSVSENINLYENYKNVFSKKNNKSDIKIIYHSSFDTDMNKKHFVVCSNVCIENISIITNTVIKLPNVNNAGILNNPKNLLLYTFELDRLIEKNNFEPFVLTKMLKSLKCEFYSVLVNQADYLENLKKSKCYNCNLKEKHYQLICKKNDCLDDIENIERNINAKSLNLYEDLEGKLNVLKHFGFIDDQNNLTVKGKIASYITLTDEITLTQVIFENVLNKLNPAEIAAVLSCFVAPEKKVEESPDLTVNLQEVKAALTNIHSSFEEFYKVIRLRISSEDHWKLCNFKIMFIAYKWTLGVSFAELLEQCELEEGLIVRSILRLDDLCRKVKIAFLYLGNIDLAQKVEKTSHLLRRDIIFTTSLYLQ, from the coding sequence ATggcatataatatatattccaaCTTGTCCGATTTTTGGACtagtgatgatgatgaagggGACGAAGGATCAAATGAAGAAGAGGAAGAGAAGAGTGTATCAaatgataaagaagaaaataataatttaaaaaatgaaacctATGGTTATGATATAGAAGATAgttttaatgaatataatatttataagagAGAAGATATGAATATGAtgtataatgatgataattcatttaataaaacaatagATGAAAGattacattttaatataaatgatataatgaATGAATGTTCAAATGAAATATCAGAAAACTTTACCATAAATAATCTTTTAGAAAagtatgatataaataattttatatataatgataatttattaaaatattgtgAAACAGGTGTAGCcataaatgatgaaaaacccaataatgaaaaattaattttgaaTGAAGATTTTGAATTTAATGTGAAATGTTCATTTAATTATGTTAACCCTCCAAGTTATggtttaaaaattaatagagATGTAAAAAATGAGGTACctcaagaaaatataaaaaataataatttggaGATGAAACaagttatttataataaagagGAAATGTTAGTGGAAAAAAAAGTTTTGgatgataatgaaaatgttGATATGGAAAAGATCGACCATCCAAACggaaaaaatattgataataataaaaaatatgatgatgatgataataataataaaaaatatgatgatgataataataataataataatgataataatttgaatgaggcacaaatattaaataataatatagagaatacaaaaataaaatatatacgaAAAAAATGGGTTATTGAAGATAACGAATCAGATATttcaaattttaataaaaatgatttattattaaattacgATTTTGAATTAGATGATTTTCAAAAACGATCAATtaaacatttaaataattttaaacatGTGTTTGTAGCTGCTCATACATCAGCTGGTAAAACATTGATTGCTGAACATGCTATAGCATTATCcataaaattacaaaaaaaggCCATATATACTAGTCCAATAAAAGCTTTAAGTAATcagaaatattatgaatttaaaaatatttttaaggaTGTTGGAATTATTACAGGTGATGTGAAAATGAATGTAAATGCAAATTGTATAATTATGACAACAGAAATTTTaagaaatttattatatctaaatgacaatattattaataatatacattgtGTTATATTTGATGAAGTTCATTATGTAAATGATGAAGATCGAGGTGTTATATGGGAAGAATCTATTATTATGCTTCCTCATCATGttcaaatattattattaagtgCAACCGTTCCTAATTATTTAGAATTTGCTGATTGGGTTGGTTTTACCAAACAAAAAGAAGTTATTTCTATATCAACCAAAAAAAGACCAGTTCCATtgttacattatatatatgtttatgatTCTGTCTATTTAGTTATGgacgaaaaaaataaattttattcgTCAGCATTTAAAGAAATTTATGTAAAAATTAGAGAAAAACAAGAAgctaataataaaaacacaaaacaaataacatcaggtagtaataatacttcttcgaatttaaaaaagaataataattattatgattcaaaaaataaatatcttactacaacaaataataaagaaaatgataatacacaaaataatattaataataataataataataataataatgttataggatattatgaatattgtAAACAAAagagaaaacaaaaattgtTTGCTAATGAAGCTAGTATGAAAACtgaaatacaaaaattacaaactcttattaaaaaattagatCAAGATAATAAATTACCAGTcgtattattttgtttttccaGAATTAAATGTGAAACGTATGCTAAATGTATGCCtcatttaaattttcttGATACCAATAAAAAATCTAAagtacatttatttattaaagaatCTATATCCAAATTACCGAAACAAGATAGAGAATTAAATCAAATTCAAAGTTTAAGCAAATTGTTAGAAAAGGGAATAGGAGTACACCATAGTGGTCTTCTACCCATACTAAAAGAAATTGTGGAAATCTTATTTTCTAAAGGATTAATAAAAGTATTATTTGCAACCGAAACATTTGCTATGGGTATTAATATGCCAACCAAATCTGTTGTTTTTACATCCATATATAAACATGATCatttaagaaaaagaatattaacTTCATCAGAATATACACAAATGTCGGGTAGAGCTGGTAGAAGATCATCAGATAAATATggttatgtttatatatgttgttGTGATAATATTCCAGACCAAGTACAACTCACCGAAATGATGATGCAAAAAGCTGTTAGTTTAAAAAGCAAATTTAAAgtaacatataatatgattttaaaattattaattaataaacaaataaatattgaaaaaatgttatttaGTTCATTTCTTGAAAGCTGTAGAGCATTACAAATaccattatttaaaaaagatcttaaaagaaaaagaaaattgttacaaaatataaaagaagttcaatgtatatatgaacaagaaaataaaaatgcatATCCTCCTATTGAACAATATgtacaaataaattatagattaaaatatattggaTTAAATCTTCATAAAAAATTACTAAATACAAAGAGTAGTAATTGTTTTGTTATCGGAAGGGTTatgttattaaataatatacatatccTACATAGTTCGGTATATGCCATATATTTAGGATGtgataaaagtaataataaaaaaaaaaatgataaagttGATTTTGCTCAAAACAGTATTTTCtttcaaaataattatgaagatGATCGATCGAATGAgcgatttttctttttatttattcttccTGATTTTATGGCATTTGAGGATTTGCCTGATTATATTATCAATGAAGCTGATCAGAATATGTTgacatcaaaaaaaaaaaaaactacgagcaacaacaataataatgacaataataataataataataagagtaataataatattttgtcaAATTCTGTAtcggaaaatataaatttatacgaaaattataaaaatgtgttttccaaaaaaaataataaaagtgatataaaaattatataccaCTCATCATTCGATAcagatatgaataaaaaacattttgTTGTTTGCTCAAATGTTTGTATAGAAAATATCTCTATTATAACTAATACTGTTATTAAATTAccaaatgtaaataatgcAGGTATTCTTAATAAtccaaaaaatttattattatatacatttgaaCTGGATAGactaatagaaaaaaataatttcgaACCATTCGTTTTGACAAAAATGTTAAAGTCGTTAAAATGTGAATTTTATTCTGTATTAGTTAATCAAGCAGATTATTTAGAAAACTTAAAAAAATCGAAATGTTATAATTgcaatttaaaagaaaaacattACCAacttatatgtaaaaaaaacgATTGCTTAGATGATATCGAAAATATTGAACGAAATATTAATGCAAAATCATTAAACCTTTATGAAGATTTAGAAGGTAAACTTAATGTTCTAAAACATTTTGGATTTATAGATgatcaaaataatttaactgtaaaaggaaaaatagcTAGCTATATTACATTAACTGATGAAATTACTTTAACACAAGTTATATTTGAAAATGTTTTGAACAAATTAAATCCAGCTGAAATAGCAGCAGTATTATCATGTTTTGTAGCACCAGAAAAGAAAGTTGAAGAATCACCAGATTTAACAGTTAATTTGCAAGAAGTAAAAGCAGCCTTAACAAATATACATAGTAGCTTTGAAGAATTTTATAAGGTTATTCGTCTAAGAATAAGTTCAGAAGATCATTGGAAATTAtgtaattttaaaattatgttTATTGCATATAAATGGACTCTTGGTGTATCCTTTGCAGAGTTGTTAGAACAATGTGAATTAGAGGAGGGATTAATAGTAAGATCTATATTACGATTAGATGATTTATGTAGAAAAGTTAAAATTGCTTTCTTATATCTTGGAAATATTGATTTGGCACAAAAAGTGGAGAAAACATCTCATCTTTTGAGAAGggatataatatttacaacatcattatatttacagTAA